One Caretta caretta isolate rCarCar2 chromosome 8, rCarCar1.hap1, whole genome shotgun sequence DNA window includes the following coding sequences:
- the RGS1 gene encoding regulator of G-protein signaling 1: MPGLFLPHNHPSELKEADCKLGEGKVHKRKQKAFGADLKSYLKSMVPHLESSIKSNSRNVTLSAEEVMQWSQSLEKLLASQSGQGAFREFLKSEFSEENIEFWLACEDYKKTKSDHLRDKAEKIYEEFVQIDAAKQINIDYHTRKATAKKAQDPTFTSFDEAQKTVYVLMERDSYPRFLKSEAYRNLLNTLQVNSVK; this comes from the exons ATGCCAGGATTATTTTTACCTCACAACCACCCATCCGAACTGAAAGAAGCAGATTGCAAGCTTGGAGAAGGCAAAGTTCATAAAAGGAAGCAAAAGGCTTT TGGTGCAGATCTGAAAAGCTATTTGAAGTCCATGGTACCACATCTTGAATCTAGCATCAAGTCTAACTCCAGAAATGTGAC GCTTTCTGCAGAAGAGGTGATGCAGTGGTCCCAGTCTTTGGAAAAGCTTCTTGCCAGCCAAA GTGGTCAAGGTGCCTTCAGGGAGTTCCTGAAGTCAGAATTCAGTGAGGAGAACAttgagttctggctggcctgtgAGGACTATAAGAAAACCAAGTCTGATCACTTGCGAGACAAGGCAGAGAAGATTTATGAAGAGTTTGTTCAGATAGATGCAGCTAAACAA ATCAATATTGACTATCATACAAGGAAAGCTACAGCTAAAAAGGCTCAAGACCCAACTTTCACGAGTTTTGACGAAGCCCAAAAAACTGTATATGTGCTAATGGAGCGGGACTCATATCCGAGATTCTTGAAATCAGAAGCCTACCGTAATCTTTTAAACACGCTTCAGGTCAACAGTGTTAAGTGA